The following coding sequences lie in one Musa acuminata AAA Group cultivar baxijiao chromosome BXJ1-8, Cavendish_Baxijiao_AAA, whole genome shotgun sequence genomic window:
- the LOC135588513 gene encoding serine/threonine-protein kinase-like protein CCR4, which produces MLPPSFFLLLLLLVAISSPSIAASLSTVAISRISNVVVVCAVVRPNANRGYDLSCTSLPTGHRRIYRLGAISSFAIAGGDGFLCLLSLSTDVSTMVWWDLYQESYNGWPPDYRRVYSEPPLADLSAGDTHVCGIRGGSLPRPTCWRWNQFTFPEGVYFSDIAVGGDFVCGLLLSREIACFGNDTGVVGQEPPGTYSTVAAGTRHACAVTGDGKLVCWGAGKPEVGVIPIEISSLALGENKTCALGRHGGVMCWGENSSLPSSLANTEFVAIHAKGSTICGILRINYSLACWGSAVFCHKPVVFEGVLPGTCMPTSSCRCGPLEGSGQLCANGRVVCSLCELGREASSPRAPLPPPPPPASPNAAATPRRRKTVFVVIGSVGFAIGLVTLILCLLYFARCNGRIHDSGAARRPLAPGLPSVLARPHGSGGLHAPIECRFSSLFCRGHSAMVEEFPLSVLLAVTDNFAESQKVGSGSFGSIYRATLDDGRVVAIKRAETSASSSTTAPGPAENKRPDKESAFLSELALLSRVNHKNLVRLLGYCNQGPERVLVYEFMANGSLHDHLHRLPGATLASWGARLRIALDAARGLEYLHTYAVPPIIHRDIKSSNILLDETWTATVSDFGLSLMSPVEDELRPDCHPPDRAAGTVGYMDPEYYRLQHLTAKSDVYSFGVVLLELLTGCRVIHQNEDSGTPRNVVEFAMPHIAADDVHRVLDPRVPPPKPSEIEAVTYVGYLAIDCVSPEGRERPTMTEVVDGLERALNACEPPSASLSRSTTVRSI; this is translated from the coding sequence ATGCTTCCTCCAAGCTTCTTCCTCCTGCTGCTTCTTCTTGTCGCCATCTCTTCTCCAAGCATTGCAGCTTCTCTGTCAACAGTAGCAATCTCCCGTATCTCGAACGTTGTAGTGGTTTGCGCCGTCGTTCGACCGAATGCCAACAGAGGATACGACCTGAGTTGCACCAGCCTGCCAACGGGGCACCGACGTATTTACAGGTTGGGCGCCATCTCCTCCTTTGCCATCGCTGGTGGAGATGGATTCCTGTGCTTGCTCAGCCTGTCCACGGACGTCTCCACCATGGTCTGGTGGGACTTGTATCAGGAGTCCTACAACGGCTGGCCGCCGGACTACAGGAGGGTCTACAGCGAGCCGCCCTTAGCCGATCTCTCCGCCGGAGACACGCATGTTTGCGGCATCCGAGGCGGCAGCCTCCCCCGTCCCACTTGCTGGCGCTGGAACCAGTTCACCTTTCCCGAGGGCGTGTACTTCTCTGATATCGCCGTCGGCGGCGACTTCGTTTGCGGGCTGCTGTTGAGCCGGGAGATCGCATGCTTTGGAAATGACACCGGCGTCGTGGGCCAGGAGCCGCCAGGGACTTATTCCACTGTCGCCGCTGGCACCCGGCATGCCTGCGCGGTCACCGGGGACGGCAAGCTGGTGTGCTGGGGAGCGGGCAAGCCGGAGGTGGGAGTAATTCCAATCGAGATCAGCTCGTTGGCACTGGGGGAGAACAAGACGTGCGCGCTCGGCAGACATGGAGGAGTAATGTGCTGGGGAGAGAATTCCAGTTTGCCGTCCAGCCTCGCCAACACCGAGTTCGTGGCGATTCATGCGAAGGGCAGTACGATCTGTGGAATTCTCAGGATCAACTATTCCTTGGCCTGTTGGGGAAGCGCCGTCTTCTGCCACAAACCGGTGGTCTTCGAGGGCGTGTTGCCTGGCACCTGTATGCCGACGTCTAGTTGTCGCTGCGGTCCCCTGGAAGGCTCCGGCCAGTTGTGCGCCAATGGCCGCGTCGTCTGCTCTCTCTGCGAGCTCGGGAGAGAAGCGAGTAGTCCGAGagcacctcttcctcctccacctcctccggcATCTCCAAACGCAGCTGCGACTCCTCGTAGAAGGAAGACGGTTTTCGTGGTTATCGGCTCCGTCGGGTTCGCCATCGGGCTCGTGACATTGATCCTCTGTTTGCTCTACTTCGCTCGATGCAACGGCCGCATACATGACTCCGGCGCGGCGAGGCGGCCGCTAGCTCCGGGCCTCCCGTCCGTGCTCGCGAGGCCGCACGGCTCGGGAGGCTTACACGCGCCTATCGAATGCCGATTTAGCTCGTTGTTTTGCAGAGGACATAGCGCCATGGTGGAGGAGTTCCCGTTGTCGGTCCTCCTCGCCGTGACCGACAACTTCGCGGAGTCCCAGAAGGTCGGCTCCGGCAGCTTCGGGTCGATCTACCGCGCCACCCTGGACGACGGCCGCGTCGTGGCCATCAAGCGGGCCGAGACGTCGGCGTCGTCGTCGACCACGGCCCCGGGCCCCGCCGAGAACAAGCGCCCTGACAAGGAGTCGGCGTTCCTCTCCGAGCTCGCGCTCCTCTCCCGCGTGAACCACAAGAACCTGGTGCGCCTGCTGGGCTACTGCAACCAGGGGCCGGAGCGCGTGCTCGTGTACGAGTTCATGGCCAACGGCTCGCTCCACGACCACCTCCACCGGCTACCGGGTGCGACCCTCGCGTCGTGGGGGGCGCGCCTCCGCATCGCCCTCGACGCCGCACGCGGCCTCGAGTACCTCCACACCTACGCCGTCCCGCCCATCATCCACCGTGACATCAAGTCCTCCAACATCCTGCTCGATGAAACCTGGACGGCGACGGTCTCCGACTTCGGCCTCTCCCTGATGAGCCCGGTCGAAGACGAGCTCAGACCGGACTGCCACCCTCCGGACCGGGCCGCTGGCACGGTCGGCTACATGGACCCCGAGTACTACCGGCTGCAGCACCTCACCGCCAAGAGCGACGTCTACAGCTTCGGAGTCGTGCTGCTGGAGCTGCTGACGGGCTGCAGAGTGATCCACCAGAACGAGGACAGCGGCACGCCGAGGAACGTGGTGGAGTTCGCCATGCCGCACATCGCGGCCGACGACGTCCACCGGGTACTCGACCCGAGGGTGCCACCGCCGAAGCCGAGCGAGATCGAGGCGGTCACCTACGTCGGCTACCTGGCAATCGACTGCGTGAGCCCGGAGGGGCGGGAGCGGCCGACCATGACGGAGGTCGTCGACGGGCTCGAACGCGCGCTGAACGCTTGCGAGCCGCCGAGCGCGTCTCTGTCGCGGTCCACCACGGTCCGGTCCATTTGA
- the LOC135588516 gene encoding protein PHOTOSYSTEM I ASSEMBLY 2, chloroplastic-like: MEIATVPSLRSHPQPCPHPWQTRAKRSGVSSSKSGAVSVKPVSKGCQKCGGKGAIECPGCKGTGKNKKNGNIFERWKCFDCQGFGLKSCPSCGKGGLTPEQRGER, translated from the exons ATGGAGATAGCCACAGTACCCTCCCTGAGAAGTCATCCACAACCATGTCCTCACCCATGGCAAACAAGGGCAAAGAGGAGTGGAGTCTCTTCATCAAAATCTGGGGCTGTGTCTGTCAAACCT GTATCGAAAGGATGTCAAAAATGCGGTGGAAAAGGTGCAATTGAATGCCCTGGGTGTAAG GGAACaggaaagaacaagaagaatggGAACATCTTCGAGAGATGGAA GTGCTTTGACTGCCAAGGATTTGGTCTCAAGAGCTGCCCCAGCTGCGGCAAAGGAGGACTCACACCAGAACAAAGAGGAGAAAGATAA